Proteins encoded by one window of Dioscorea cayenensis subsp. rotundata cultivar TDr96_F1 chromosome 20, TDr96_F1_v2_PseudoChromosome.rev07_lg8_w22 25.fasta, whole genome shotgun sequence:
- the LOC120251773 gene encoding protein RADIALIS-like 4, translating to MASRSPSTSSWTAKQNKIFENALAHYDKDTPDRWQNVARAVGSGKSPEDVELHYKRLVEDVNNIDSGNVPYPNYRASGGKAGTVKS from the coding sequence ATGGCATCAAGAAGCCCTTCTACTTCTTCATGGACTGCAAAGCAGAACAAGATATTTGAGAATGCACTGGCTCACTATGATAAGGATACACCGGACCGGTGGCAGAACGTTGCCCGGGCCGTCGGCAGCGGGAAGTCACCGGAGGATGTTGAACTTCATTATAAGCGTCTTGTTGAAGATGTCAACAATATCGACTCCGGCAACGTGCCTTACCCTAATTACCGCGCTTCAGGGGGTAAAGCTGGAACTGTCAAATCCTGA